Proteins co-encoded in one Methylomonas albis genomic window:
- a CDS encoding aspartate carbamoyltransferase, whose protein sequence is MKLSNEDVKLVCCLVLIVLVWGLLSPPALADDKVRQTEVAVRGAKVMPFSLAQTQHQFTKTETGGIQRVIVRDDLDLEQVWLIRQHLEQLADSFNRGDFSAPETIHGADMPGLAVMRSAKSGALRIYYTAEAAGASLTFASGVPELIAAVHDWFDAQLRDHGGDATAMHCPQHQ, encoded by the coding sequence ATGAAACTCAGCAACGAAGATGTAAAGCTAGTGTGTTGCCTGGTTCTGATCGTGTTGGTGTGGGGGCTTTTAAGTCCGCCGGCACTGGCCGACGACAAGGTCCGACAGACGGAAGTGGCCGTGCGCGGCGCGAAAGTCATGCCGTTCTCGTTGGCGCAAACTCAACATCAATTCACTAAAACCGAAACCGGCGGCATCCAGCGGGTCATTGTCCGGGATGATTTGGATCTGGAACAAGTCTGGTTAATCAGACAGCATCTCGAACAACTGGCGGACAGTTTTAACCGAGGCGATTTCTCCGCGCCTGAGACGATTCACGGCGCGGATATGCCGGGTCTGGCCGTAATGCGTAGCGCCAAGTCAGGTGCCTTGCGAATTTACTATACAGCCGAAGCGGCCGGCGCCAGCCTGACCTTCGCCAGCGGCGTCCCTGAATTGATCGCCGCCGTTCACGACTGGTTCGACGCGCAATTGCGTGACCACGGTGGCGATGCCACGGCAATGCATTGTCCTCAACATCAATAA
- a CDS encoding DUF2341 domain-containing protein — translation MPNALKLGLCLWMLPALCHAWWNDDWDSHRQIAVDAAATGADIRETLNDVPLLVRLHAGNFGFFAELAENGRDLRFLKDDKTPLVYDVEQIDVLSEIGLVWVKLPQVRGGVSSDDFWLYYGNANAPDGSDPKNLYDVAQGLVYHFKDGEALPRDATAYGSHAADSKATVQAAGWIGAAAQFSGAGPILINPAPQLAIAPDKGWTFSAWLKIDQPQNGASLLEAREAGNGIDLSIQGSALSAKWANGAVPVSVNLALGRWQHVAVTVKADQLLLFVDGVPVGNAAISPTAVNPAIVIGRNLVGLLDEVQIAATARSADWLKLSFRSQSPDFSVLSYGQDETNSSGDGHFMVIVQNVTVDGWVVIGLTLTMLIVAVLVMVSKTLVINRVSKDNRAFLEKYRQLDPNKLSALDQDETSEEQALADSDLLTALVGKHDHFQSSTLYHLYHTAIHELSKLQGGDGQAVTREAWDYLRVKLDSQIVTESQRLNSNMVLLTIAIAGGPFLGLLGTVVGVMITFAAIAASGDVNINAIAPGIAAALLATVAGLAVAIPALFAYNYLLTRIKDITASMRVFSDEFLAVLAMRAAQAQRGA, via the coding sequence ATGCCGAATGCTTTAAAACTGGGCTTATGCCTGTGGATGTTGCCTGCGCTTTGCCATGCCTGGTGGAACGACGACTGGGATTCGCATCGGCAAATCGCCGTGGATGCGGCTGCGACCGGTGCCGACATTCGGGAGACTCTAAACGATGTGCCGTTGTTGGTACGGCTGCATGCCGGTAACTTCGGTTTTTTTGCCGAACTGGCCGAGAACGGCCGTGATTTGCGCTTTTTAAAAGACGACAAAACCCCGCTGGTCTATGACGTCGAACAAATCGACGTGTTGAGCGAGATCGGTTTGGTCTGGGTGAAGTTGCCGCAGGTGCGCGGCGGGGTGAGCAGCGATGACTTCTGGTTGTATTACGGCAACGCCAATGCCCCGGACGGTTCCGATCCGAAGAATTTGTACGACGTGGCGCAGGGCTTGGTGTATCACTTCAAAGACGGCGAAGCGCTGCCGCGCGACGCCACTGCCTATGGGTCGCATGCCGCCGATTCCAAAGCCACTGTGCAAGCGGCCGGCTGGATTGGTGCCGCCGCTCAGTTCAGCGGTGCCGGGCCGATTCTGATCAATCCTGCGCCGCAACTGGCGATAGCCCCGGATAAAGGTTGGACTTTCTCGGCCTGGCTGAAGATCGATCAGCCGCAGAACGGCGCAAGTTTGTTGGAGGCACGCGAAGCCGGCAACGGCATCGATCTGAGTATTCAAGGTTCGGCGTTGAGCGCGAAATGGGCGAACGGTGCCGTCCCAGTCTCGGTTAATCTGGCTCTGGGCCGTTGGCAACATGTCGCGGTCACCGTCAAAGCCGATCAATTGCTGTTGTTTGTTGATGGTGTGCCGGTCGGTAATGCCGCCATTTCGCCAACCGCTGTTAACCCCGCTATCGTCATCGGCCGCAACCTGGTCGGTTTGCTCGACGAAGTGCAAATCGCCGCCACCGCCCGCAGTGCCGATTGGCTGAAGTTGAGTTTTCGCAGCCAAAGCCCGGATTTTTCGGTCTTGAGTTACGGTCAGGACGAAACTAATAGCAGCGGCGACGGGCATTTCATGGTCATCGTGCAGAACGTCACCGTCGACGGCTGGGTAGTAATCGGCTTGACCTTGACCATGCTGATCGTGGCTGTGCTGGTGATGGTCAGCAAAACCCTGGTCATCAACCGCGTTAGCAAAGACAATCGCGCTTTCCTGGAAAAATACCGCCAGCTCGACCCGAATAAACTCAGCGCGCTTGATCAGGATGAAACCAGTGAGGAACAGGCGCTGGCAGATTCCGATTTATTGACGGCTTTGGTGGGGAAACACGACCATTTTCAAAGCTCGACTTTGTATCACTTATATCACACGGCAATCCACGAGCTCAGCAAACTGCAAGGTGGCGACGGCCAAGCGGTGACCCGCGAAGCCTGGGACTATCTGCGCGTCAAGCTGGATTCGCAAATCGTCACTGAAAGCCAGCGTCTGAACAGCAATATGGTGCTATTGACCATTGCCATCGCCGGCGGCCCGTTCCTTGGGCTGCTGGGTACCGTGGTGGGGGTGATGATTACCTTTGCCGCCATCGCCGCCAGCGGCGATGTCAACATCAACGCCATTGCCCCCGGCATCGCCGCCGCGCTGCTGGCTACCGTGGCCGGTCTGGCCGTGGCGATTCCGGCTTTGTTTGCCTACAACTACCTGCTGACCCGGATCAAGGACATCACCGCTAGCATGCGGGTGTTCAGCGACGAGTTTCTGGCCGTGCTGGCTATGCGCGCCGCCCAAGCACAGCGTGGAGCTTAA
- a CDS encoding ExbD/TolR family protein, whose protein sequence is MRVEEEGKVYDDINITPMLDVAYVLLLIFIIMTTATVQGITVNLPKASSTPSLSKPKTKAISITPDGSIYLDTYPVSIQELETRLAQYKAAIPDLPVIVKADASVQYQKVIEVLDVVTRLQISQLGLVTQKLVK, encoded by the coding sequence ATGCGAGTCGAAGAAGAAGGCAAAGTTTACGACGACATCAACATAACGCCGATGCTGGACGTGGCCTATGTGCTGCTGTTGATTTTCATCATTATGACCACCGCCACCGTGCAGGGCATTACCGTCAATCTACCCAAAGCCAGTAGCACGCCGTCCTTATCCAAACCCAAAACCAAGGCTATCTCCATCACGCCGGACGGCAGCATTTATTTGGATACCTATCCGGTGTCGATCCAGGAGCTGGAAACTCGCTTGGCGCAATACAAGGCGGCGATTCCGGATTTACCGGTCATCGTCAAAGCCGACGCCAGCGTGCAGTATCAAAAAGTGATTGAAGTGTTGGATGTGGTGACGCGCTTGCAGATCAGTCAGTTGGGCTTGGTGACGCAGAAGCTGGTGAAGTAG
- a CDS encoding TonB C-terminal domain-containing protein, producing the protein MKNKYAWLRRLPVLVGIGFGLLIVLGVWWLASKVEKPPQSKKLVQQITMIQPPAPQPPEQQPTPPEEVKEEVVEVSEPAPEPEPSPEPDEAPPAEELGLDADGAAGSDGFGLAAHKGGRSILGGGGGGGNAILWYGGQIQRQVENGLQSLLADTVASRAGYSVTLEVWVGADGGISRSELSGGSGKTDVDQAIRAALPRLRASIARSPPENMPQPIRIRLNSRV; encoded by the coding sequence ATGAAAAACAAATATGCCTGGCTACGCCGTTTGCCCGTGTTGGTTGGCATCGGTTTTGGCCTTTTGATAGTGCTGGGTGTTTGGTGGTTAGCGAGCAAGGTCGAGAAGCCGCCGCAATCCAAAAAGCTGGTGCAGCAAATCACCATGATTCAACCGCCGGCACCTCAGCCGCCCGAGCAACAGCCTACCCCGCCGGAAGAGGTGAAGGAAGAAGTGGTCGAAGTTTCGGAGCCCGCCCCTGAGCCGGAACCTTCGCCGGAGCCAGACGAGGCGCCGCCTGCGGAAGAATTAGGGTTGGATGCCGACGGTGCTGCCGGTAGCGATGGCTTTGGATTGGCCGCGCACAAAGGCGGCCGCTCGATTCTGGGCGGCGGCGGGGGAGGTGGCAATGCCATCCTCTGGTACGGCGGACAAATTCAACGCCAGGTCGAAAATGGCTTGCAGAGCTTGTTGGCTGACACTGTCGCGAGTCGAGCCGGTTACAGCGTGACTTTGGAGGTGTGGGTCGGTGCCGATGGCGGGATTAGCCGCAGCGAACTGTCCGGTGGTAGTGGCAAGACCGATGTCGACCAGGCAATTCGCGCCGCTTTGCCGCGCTTGCGCGCCAGCATCGCTAGGTCGCCGCCGGAAAATATGCCGCAGCCGATTCGGATACGGCTCAACTCCAGGGTCTAG
- a CDS encoding putative porin has product MNTATKTLILLLAGSLAAMTGSVQGAEEMIPVKKSTLVNLVDLLVQRGVINQDEGKGLVSAAEREAGEAAKANAAQAKSGKTLIDGEQPAESMPAADVEMAKGKSGKIKHVGYVPEFVKKEIRDQVRAELKAEVLQDVKQDAKTEGWGIPGALPEWVAAIHPSFDMRIRFADDFYGKTNEGGVDNVGIDTAGNFFGPYNWLSINRAGNSPQGGLNRQVALNPNEAIVNNQKDRLRLRERFRLGFEANIAEGLKAGIRFATSNLNNPVSNDQTLGNTGQSYQFAIDRAYLQYDFLDERKTNWFSLYAGRIINPFVSTDIVFDPDLSFEGVAGSFRLPFNRGSNKLAGYKAPNPTARFGINQGQQTPDSLFLTLGVFPLQDIDVSVNDKWLYAGQLGADWLVFNDTRVNLAASYYEFQNVNARRNPIGSHTYDWTAPQFVQKGNSMVAITDFNTLNGVCDDTVGCLFGLASEFKVFNATAMFDYAGFDPVHVLLTADYAKNLGFDKQQIAAEFLNGIVNYTDNKPRTAAYQLRVDIGRPEVRRWGDWSVNLAYRYVQRDAVLDAFTDSIFHLGGTNAEGWVAGMQYGLARNTWLNLRWLSSDAIDGPKYSIDTLNVDLNARF; this is encoded by the coding sequence ATGAATACCGCAACGAAAACCTTGATCCTGCTGTTGGCCGGCAGTCTGGCCGCGATGACAGGCAGCGTACAAGGCGCCGAAGAGATGATCCCGGTCAAGAAATCCACTTTGGTCAATTTGGTTGATCTGCTGGTACAGCGCGGCGTCATTAACCAAGATGAGGGGAAAGGTCTGGTCAGTGCGGCTGAACGGGAAGCCGGTGAAGCGGCCAAGGCCAACGCGGCTCAAGCAAAAAGTGGTAAAACGCTAATTGATGGCGAGCAGCCGGCGGAAAGCATGCCGGCGGCGGATGTTGAAATGGCCAAGGGAAAATCCGGCAAAATCAAACACGTCGGCTATGTGCCGGAGTTTGTGAAAAAAGAAATTCGCGATCAGGTCCGGGCCGAACTTAAAGCCGAAGTGTTGCAAGATGTGAAGCAGGACGCCAAAACCGAAGGCTGGGGTATTCCCGGTGCGTTGCCGGAATGGGTGGCGGCGATTCATCCCAGCTTTGACATGCGCATCCGTTTTGCCGACGATTTTTACGGCAAGACCAACGAGGGCGGTGTCGATAACGTCGGTATCGATACCGCAGGCAACTTCTTCGGGCCTTATAACTGGTTGTCCATTAACCGGGCCGGCAATTCTCCGCAAGGCGGCTTAAACCGGCAGGTGGCGTTAAATCCCAACGAGGCGATTGTCAACAATCAAAAGGATCGCCTGCGTTTGCGCGAGCGCTTTAGATTGGGATTTGAAGCCAATATTGCCGAGGGCTTGAAAGCCGGTATCCGCTTTGCCACCAGTAACCTAAACAATCCGGTATCGAATGACCAAACCTTGGGTAACACCGGACAGTCTTATCAGTTTGCTATCGACCGCGCCTATCTGCAATACGATTTTCTGGACGAACGCAAAACCAACTGGTTTAGCCTGTATGCCGGCCGCATCATCAATCCCTTTGTATCCACCGATATCGTGTTCGATCCGGACTTGAGTTTCGAAGGGGTGGCCGGGAGTTTCCGTTTACCGTTTAACCGGGGCAGCAACAAACTGGCCGGCTACAAAGCGCCAAATCCGACGGCTAGGTTCGGCATCAATCAGGGCCAGCAAACCCCGGATAGCCTGTTCTTAACGCTGGGCGTATTTCCGTTGCAGGATATCGATGTCTCGGTAAACGATAAATGGCTGTATGCCGGCCAACTCGGTGCAGACTGGTTGGTATTCAACGATACGCGCGTCAATCTCGCGGCCTCGTATTACGAATTCCAGAACGTCAACGCCCGCCGCAATCCCATCGGCAGCCACACTTACGATTGGACCGCGCCGCAGTTTGTACAAAAAGGTAATTCCATGGTGGCCATCACCGATTTCAATACCTTAAACGGCGTGTGCGACGACACGGTCGGCTGCTTGTTTGGTTTGGCTTCTGAATTCAAGGTATTCAACGCCACGGCGATGTTTGATTATGCCGGCTTCGATCCGGTACATGTGTTGTTGACCGCCGACTACGCCAAAAACCTGGGTTTTGACAAACAGCAGATTGCTGCCGAGTTTCTGAACGGTATCGTCAACTACACGGATAACAAACCGCGTACGGCAGCGTATCAACTCCGCGTCGATATCGGCCGGCCGGAAGTCAGGCGCTGGGGCGATTGGAGCGTCAATCTGGCCTACCGTTATGTACAGCGCGATGCGGTATTGGATGCATTTACCGATTCTATATTTCACTTGGGCGGCACCAATGCCGAGGGCTGGGTGGCCGGTATGCAATACGGTTTGGCGCGGAATACTTGGCTGAATCTACGCTGGTTAAGTTCGGACGCCATTGATGGACCGAAATACAGTATCGACACATTAAATGTCGATCTGAATGCCAGATTTTAG
- a CDS encoding coiled-coil domain-containing protein, with protein sequence MSRLFSLQSAKALLPVSAILLGVLAGPAAFAEPKVAAPGGEAIKKAQGMIRQLSQEKYALEAEKVAWLNEKATLEAKLKSLETTVGRLQTLPAELERYKAGLEAVRGNLEAQLSQQRQREQALVQKHNEVVIKARDIRDDNNLLVQAVKEREQWIAQCTDLAQQLRKVNLDILNQYKDKGLLQQLAELDPLTGIGQVRTETVAEEYRYKLQQLKITPFEATAPVVQTIIPVKDGAEPANDTAEAVQ encoded by the coding sequence ATGAGCCGACTATTCTCGCTACAATCAGCCAAAGCGTTGCTGCCGGTATCGGCAATCTTGCTCGGTGTGCTGGCCGGTCCGGCTGCGTTTGCCGAGCCCAAGGTCGCCGCGCCGGGCGGTGAAGCCATCAAAAAAGCGCAAGGCATGATACGCCAACTCAGCCAGGAAAAATATGCGCTGGAAGCCGAGAAGGTGGCGTGGCTAAACGAAAAAGCCACGCTGGAGGCCAAGCTGAAAAGCCTGGAAACGACAGTCGGCAGATTGCAAACTTTGCCAGCCGAGCTGGAGCGCTACAAGGCGGGGCTGGAAGCGGTGCGGGGTAATTTGGAAGCGCAGCTAAGCCAACAACGGCAGCGCGAGCAGGCTCTGGTGCAAAAGCACAATGAGGTGGTGATTAAGGCTCGTGACATCCGCGATGATAATAATCTGCTGGTGCAGGCGGTAAAAGAGCGTGAACAATGGATAGCCCAATGCACGGACCTTGCTCAGCAGTTGCGTAAGGTCAATCTGGATATATTGAATCAATATAAAGATAAGGGCCTGCTGCAACAGTTAGCGGAACTAGATCCTTTGACCGGCATAGGCCAGGTACGAACCGAGACGGTAGCGGAAGAGTATCGCTATAAATTGCAGCAATTGAAGATTACCCCGTTCGAAGCAACTGCGCCTGTTGTGCAGACCATCATCCCGGTTAAGGATGGGGCGGAGCCAGCGAATGACACGGCGGAGGCCGTGCAATGA
- a CDS encoding ShlB/FhaC/HecB family hemolysin secretion/activation protein, which translates to MMRQLLLPAISLILHGITVGQAAELKNPVASSQNSENSTGLPEIAPPASGEQQPHFDVLDYQVEGNSVLDDEALERAVYPHLGPDKTVEDVEKARAALEESYRNAGYPTVVVTIPEQDVESGAVRLSVVEGSVETLYISGSRYYALGKIRDGVPALAEGLVPHMPKVQEQMNALAQQSVDRNVTPVFRAGSTPGKMEVELKVKDALPLHGNLELNTRNSEHTSYTRLLGSLRYDNLWQKFHSVSMQYQVSPEISDEVQVWSGTYVLPTGWADTRLALYGIGISSNTQLGVSVGGLSVVGAGSIYGARLVKPLSGSSENILHSLSFGFDYKSFDQQIASLTENAPISYASFMTGYDGSLRGESRVTALNLAAHFSIRGLGNDAKQFANKRLDAEPNFLYLTGDLKHQQRLPLDFRLLARAGGQASMSALISNEQFSAGGPLSVRGYHQTQLLGDHGVNLSLELQTPHLAPAAWDDSQNLRLLTFFDWANIWTDNPISPTPATAHLASTGIGLRTQWFKHLLGELDWSYPFYRQGTIDPGQQRVDFRVIYEF; encoded by the coding sequence ATGATGCGTCAGTTATTGCTGCCTGCGATAAGCCTGATCCTGCACGGCATCACTGTCGGCCAAGCCGCAGAGCTGAAAAACCCTGTAGCGTCGTCGCAAAACTCAGAAAATTCTACTGGTTTGCCGGAAATAGCGCCGCCAGCATCCGGTGAGCAGCAACCGCATTTCGACGTGCTGGATTACCAGGTCGAAGGTAACTCCGTGCTTGATGACGAAGCGCTGGAGCGAGCGGTGTATCCGCATCTGGGCCCGGACAAGACTGTCGAGGATGTCGAAAAAGCCCGGGCTGCCTTGGAAGAATCCTACCGTAACGCCGGTTATCCAACCGTGGTGGTGACGATACCGGAACAGGATGTGGAGAGTGGCGCAGTGCGCTTGAGTGTGGTGGAAGGCTCGGTCGAGACTTTGTACATCAGCGGTTCGCGTTATTACGCGCTGGGCAAAATTCGCGACGGCGTGCCGGCACTGGCGGAGGGGCTGGTGCCGCACATGCCCAAGGTGCAGGAACAGATGAATGCGCTGGCTCAGCAATCGGTCGATCGCAATGTCACGCCGGTGTTCCGAGCCGGTTCGACGCCGGGCAAGATGGAAGTGGAATTAAAGGTCAAGGATGCGTTGCCCCTGCACGGCAACCTGGAATTGAACACCCGCAACTCGGAACATACCAGCTACACGCGCTTGTTAGGCTCGCTGCGTTACGACAACCTGTGGCAGAAGTTTCACAGCGTATCCATGCAATATCAGGTGTCGCCGGAAATCAGCGATGAAGTTCAGGTTTGGTCCGGCACCTACGTGCTGCCGACCGGCTGGGCCGATACGCGGCTGGCGCTCTACGGCATCGGCATAAGCTCCAATACTCAGTTGGGTGTCAGCGTGGGCGGGCTGTCCGTGGTCGGCGCCGGCTCCATCTATGGCGCCAGATTGGTTAAGCCTTTGTCGGGTTCGTCCGAAAACATCCTGCATAGCCTGAGTTTTGGCTTCGACTACAAAAGCTTTGACCAGCAGATCGCCAGTCTTACCGAAAATGCTCCGATCAGCTATGCCTCGTTCATGACCGGCTATGATGGCAGTCTGCGCGGTGAGAGCCGCGTCACTGCCCTGAATCTGGCCGCGCATTTCTCGATACGCGGCCTGGGCAACGATGCCAAACAGTTTGCCAACAAGCGCCTGGATGCAGAACCGAATTTTCTCTATTTGACCGGAGACTTGAAGCATCAGCAGCGCTTGCCGCTGGATTTTCGCTTGCTAGCCAGGGCAGGGGGGCAGGCTAGTATGTCGGCCTTGATTAGTAACGAGCAGTTCTCGGCAGGCGGTCCGCTCAGCGTGCGTGGCTATCATCAAACCCAGTTGCTGGGCGATCACGGCGTGAATCTGTCGCTGGAATTGCAAACCCCGCACTTGGCGCCGGCTGCCTGGGACGATAGCCAAAATTTGCGCCTGCTGACCTTCTTCGACTGGGCCAATATCTGGACCGATAATCCCATCTCCCCAACCCCGGCTACGGCGCATCTGGCTTCAACCGGCATCGGTCTGCGCACGCAGTGGTTCAAGCATTTACTCGGTGAATTGGACTGGAGTTATCCGTTTTACAGGCAGGGCACTATCGATCCCGGTCAGCAGCGCGTCGATTTTAGGGTTATTTATGAGTTCTAA
- a CDS encoding group III truncated hemoglobin has protein sequence MNTENTEVTEQQIAELVRRFYDNAAADDRLKAIFAGAIHDWDDHHRVVENFWSRTLLGTDRYQGSPYPVHTRLPLQIEHFDIWLTYFRQTAREVLPVEAADRAIARAEHMAESFKVGMFFDYKPATTTSCAKPGD, from the coding sequence ATGAATACCGAAAACACTGAGGTTACCGAGCAGCAAATCGCCGAACTCGTGCGCCGTTTCTATGACAATGCGGCGGCCGACGACAGGCTAAAAGCCATTTTCGCTGGCGCTATCCATGATTGGGATGACCATCACCGTGTGGTCGAAAACTTCTGGTCGCGGACGCTGTTAGGCACCGACCGCTATCAAGGCAGTCCGTACCCCGTCCACACGCGTCTGCCTTTACAGATCGAACATTTCGACATTTGGCTGACGTATTTTAGGCAAACGGCCAGAGAAGTGCTGCCGGTGGAAGCGGCGGATCGCGCCATCGCCCGCGCCGAACATATGGCGGAAAGCTTTAAGGTCGGCATGTTCTTCGATTACAAGCCGGCGACGACGACTTCTTGCGCTAAACCCGGCGATTAA